Within the Gordonia westfalica genome, the region GCGACGGGGTTCTCGCCGAACCCGCGCGGCGGCTGCACCATGATCGCGATGTTGCCGAAAGTCAGTGCGGCGACGACGATGTCGCCGTCGGGGTTGGTCGACCGGTCGACGAACAGCTCGCCGGGCGCCTCACCCCAGTGTTCGACGACGCCGCTGCGCAGTTCCTCCGGCAGCGTCTCGAACCAGGCGCGGTACTCGGCGGCGGGTAGCCGGATCGGGTTGGCGGCGAGGGTCTCCTCGGTCAGCCAGTCCGGGTCCTGTCCACCGGTGGCGATGATCTCGTGGATCAGTGCATCCGAATCGTCCTCTGCCAGGCCGGGTATCGCATCCGGCCCCGATTCCGGGCCGAGGTCGTAGCCGGCCGCACGTAGCGCGGCGAGGAGGCGCAGAAGGCTGCGCGGGGTGTCGAGGCCGACGGCGTTGCCGATGCGGGCGTGCTTGGTCGGGTACGCCGACAACATGATGGCGATGCGCTTGTCGGCGGCCGGGATGCGGCGCAACCGTGCGTGCGACACCGCGATTCCCGCCACGCGGGCGCAGCGCTCCGGATCCGGCTGGTACCAGGGCAGGCCGTCGTCGTCGAACTCCTTGAAGGAGAACGGGACCGTGATGATGCGGCCGTCGAACTCCGGTACCGCCACCTGCGTCGCGACGTCCAGCGGCGAGAGACCGTCGTCGCTCGCCTCCCAGTCCGCGCGGGAGCCGGTGAGGCACAGGCCCTGCAGGATCGGGATGTCGAGTGCGGCGAGCCGTTCGATGTTCCAGGCCTCGTCGTCGCCGCCGGCCGACGCGGTCGCGGGGGTCGCTCCCCCGGCGGCCAGCACGGTGACGACGAGGGCGTCGGCGGTGCCGAGCAAGTCGATCAGGTCGTCGGGGGCTGTGCGCAGCGATGCACAGAAGATCGGGAGCGCCCGGGCGCCGCGGTCCTCGATCGCGCGGCAGAGCGCGTCGATGTAGCGGGTGTTGCCGGCGAGGTGCTGGGCTCGGTAATAGAGCACCGCGATGGTCGGCCCTTCGAGGCTCGTCGCTTGCGCTCCTCGCACCTCAGGGATCGAGGAGGCCGTCGCTTGCGCTCCTCGCACCTCAGGGATCGAGGAGGCCGTCGCTTGCGCTCCTCGCACCTCAGGGATCGAGGAGGCCGCCGGCTGCGCTCCTCGCACCGAGGAACGCTCCAGGATCCCCCAGGCAGGCGTCTGCTGCGGCGGTTCGAAACCGTGCCCGGTGAACAGCACGGTGTCCGACAGGAAGTGGTGCAGGTTGACGATGTTCGCGACACCGCCCGCGGCCAGGTAGTCGTGGGCCTGCGCGGCGACTCCGGCCGGCACCGTCGAATGCGCCATCAGATCCGGGTCCGGCTGCTGTTCGCCGGAACAGACGACCAGCGGTTTCCCGGTCGCCTCGACCGCCGCGAGTCCCTCTTCCCAGGCCCGCGTGCCGCCCAGGATGCGGACCACGATCAGGTCGGCATCGGCGGCCAGCGCCGGGATCTCGTCGACGAGGATCCTCGAGGGATTGGCGCCGCGGAACACGACGGTGCCATTCGAATCAGGGGTGTTCGCGTCGCTCGCGGCCGCTGCGGTCAGCAGATCGGTGTCCGAGGTCGAGAGCAGCAGGATCATCGTGTCTCCTCGCCGGGTTGTCGCGCCCGGAGTGTCGGGTGTGTGCGAGGGACTGGTCTGGCTGAGGCACCCGGTAGGACCCGGGAACCCATCACAGTGGCGCGACCGCGCCGGATTCTCACCGGCTTCAGCCCGCTCGCGGTTGGATCTCAGCCTACGGTGGGCCGTCGGCGACCCCCTCACCTGGGCCGGTCGTAGGCTGGGGTGATGACTGAGGCGGCCGACCACACCCCCGGTGCAGCGATCCGGGAATCCGCGGACCGCTGTCCCGGCGTGTTCAGCACACACGATGCGCAGGACGGTGCCCTCGCCCGGATCCGCCTTCCCGGTGGCAGGATTCGCGCTGATCAGCTCGCCGCGCTGGCCCAGGCCTCGGCCGCCCACGCCGACGGGTTCCTCGAACTGACCGCCCGCGGGAATCTCCAGTTGCGGGGGATCACCGACGTCGGCGCCGTGGCGGATGCCGTGGTCGGCGCCGGACTCGCGCCCAGCTCGTCTCACGACAAGGTGCGGAACATCGAGGTGAGCCCCCTGACCGGACGTATCGGCGGGGTCGTCGACGCCGGTCCGATCGCCGCCGCCCTCGACGACGCGTTGCGAGCCGATCCCGCGGCCACCTCGATCTCGGGACGCTTCCTGTTCGGCATCGACGACGGTCGCGGTGACATCCTGCGCCGCGGCGCCGACGCGTGTGCGGTGACGCGCTCGGCGGAACCCGTGGTCGCCGACATCGTCGTCGGCGGGATCGCGGTCGGGTCCGTCCACGGCGTCGACGGGATCGTCGAAGCGCTGATCGCGGTGGCAGCAGGACTGAACGACGTTGCTCCCGCCGCCTGGCGCATCCGTGACCTGGACGCCGAGGATCGGAGTCGTCTGCAGCGGCTCGTCGCAGATCGCCTGGCACCCGTCGTCGGGTCCGGTGACGACGATGTTCCGGACCCCGTCGAGCCGATCGTCGGCTGGTTCGACCAGGACGACGGGTCGGTGCTGCTCGGGTCGGTGGTGGAACTCGGACGGCTTCCCGCACGTCTCGCCGAGTTCATCGCCGCGGTCGAATCGCCGGTCGTGTTCACTCCGGACCGGGAGATCCTCATCTGCGACCTGGGCGAAGGAGTCGCCGAGACCGTGGTGCGGGTCCTCGCGCCGATGGGACTGATCTTCGACGCGAACTCACCGTGGGCAAGACTCAGCTGCTGCGTCGGAGCACCGGGCTGCGGATCGGCCCACGCCCCGGTGCGTCACGACCTGCTCGCCCACGTCGAGGCGGGCCTGCCCGTCGGCGATCGCGAGCACTGGGTGGGTTGCGAGCGACGGTGCGGCTCCCCTGCCGACGCGCACCTGTCGGTGCAGGCCACGCCCGACGGCGATTACGCCCGGCGTCGCCGCTAGGCTCGTCCGCACCATGACCGAGTACTTGCGCGACGGCGCCGAGATCTATCGCCAGTCCTTTGCGACGATCCGATCAGAGTCCGATCTGTCCGCTTTCACCCCCGACGTGGCGACCGTGGTCGTCCGGATGATCCACGCCTGTGGCCAGACCGACCTCACCCGTGACGTCGTCGCGACACCCGGCGTCGTCCGGGCGGCACGCGGTGCGCTCGAGGCCGGGGCACCGATCCTCTGCGACGCATCGATGGTGGCATCCGGCATCACCCGCAAACGCCTGCCCGCCGACAACGAGGTGCTCTGCCACCTCTCCGAACCCGGCCTCGCCGCGCTGGCGGAGGAGATGGGGACGACGAGAACCGCTGCGGCCCTGCAGTTCTGGTTGCCACGTCTCGAAGGTGCGGTCGTCGCGATCGGTAATGCCCCCACCGCCCTGTTCGCACTGCTCGACATGA harbors:
- a CDS encoding precorrin-8X methylmutase, which gives rise to MTEYLRDGAEIYRQSFATIRSESDLSAFTPDVATVVVRMIHACGQTDLTRDVVATPGVVRAARGALEAGAPILCDASMVASGITRKRLPADNEVLCHLSEPGLAALAEEMGTTRTAAALQFWLPRLEGAVVAIGNAPTALFALLDMIDKGAPRPAAIVGAPVGFIGAAESCEALAARTDLEFITVTGRRGGSAITAAAVNALATPQE
- a CDS encoding precorrin-3B synthase, producing the protein MTEAADHTPGAAIRESADRCPGVFSTHDAQDGALARIRLPGGRIRADQLAALAQASAAHADGFLELTARGNLQLRGITDVGAVADAVVGAGLAPSSSHDKVRNIEVSPLTGRIGGVVDAGPIAAALDDALRADPAATSISGRFLFGIDDGRGDILRRGADACAVTRSAEPVVADIVVGGIAVGSVHGVDGIVEALIAVAAGLNDVAPAAWRIRDLDAEDRSRLQRLVADRLAPVVGSGDDDVPDPVEPIVGWFDQDDGSVLLGSVVELGRLPARLAEFIAAVESPVVFTPDREILICDLGEGVAETVVRVLAPMGLIFDANSPWARLSCCVGAPGCGSAHAPVRHDLLAHVEAGLPVGDREHWVGCERRCGSPADAHLSVQATPDGDYARRRR